The Apium graveolens cultivar Ventura chromosome 6, ASM990537v1, whole genome shotgun sequence genome contains a region encoding:
- the LOC141667422 gene encoding RNA-binding protein involved in heterochromatin assembly dri1-like isoform X1, which yields MSQQGNMNRPGDWNCMSCMHLNFQRRDSCHRCGEPRYGCIERGGIDFSFLNGVSGMRSPSLSSSFGVTGPDVRPGDWYCNIGNCGTHNFASRSSCFKCGAFKDELGGGGGGGFDCGADISRGRGFGIGGGSGSAGRSAWKSGDWICNRLGCNEHNFASRMECFRCNAPREPAGSKSSSYYP from the exons ATGTCCCAACAAG GAAATATGAACCGGCCAGGAGATTGGAACTGCATGTCATGCATGCACCTCAACTTTCAGAGAAGAGACTCCTGTCACCGATGTGGCGAGCCACGGTACGGTTGCATCGAAAGAGGTGGTATAGATTTCAGTTTCCTCAATGGAGTTTCTGGAATGAGGAGTCCCAGTTTATCGTCTTCGTTCGGGGTCACAGGCCCTGATGTCAGGCCAGGGGACTGGTACTGTAACATTGGAAATTGTGGCACTCACAATTTTGCAAGCCGGTCTAGTTGTTTCAAATGTGGTGCTTTCAAGGATGAATTAGGTGGTGGCGGAGGGGGGGGATTTGATTGTGGAGCTGACATTTCTAGGGGAAGAGGTTTCGGGATTGGAGGCGGAAGTGGTAGCGCCGGACGCTCTGCATGGAAGTCCGGTGATTGGATTTGTAACAG GTTAGGGTGCAATGAACACAACTTTGCTAGCCGGATGGAATGCTTCCGATGCAATGCGCCCAGGGAGCCTGCAGGGAGCAAATCATCTTCTTATTACCCGTAA
- the LOC141667421 gene encoding uncharacterized protein LOC141667421 has protein sequence MTMFSTPLKPYKNSIFLITTRLHSSKPSTILSQNRVQKLISSQSDPLLAKEIFDLASIQPNFHPSYSTFHSLILKLAHSHHFTHINSLLTQLKSRNYPISPSLFSRLIRVYGETNHPEKALKLFYTILEFNTKPLPKHLNAILGVLVARRGFLQSALDLFRSAHRYGVLANVESYNILMSAFWLNGDLSIAYKLFNEMFKRDLVPDIESYRILMQGLCRRSQVSKAVDLLEDMLNKGFVPDALSYTTLLNSLCRKTKLKEAYKLLCRMKVKGCNPDIVHYNTVIVGFCRENRAADAVKILEDMYRNGCLPNLVSYRTLVGGLCYQGLYDEASKYTKEMISKGFSPHFSVFHVLITGLCNVGKTEEACELLVELLRFGEAPHVDTWGEIITRMCISEDEVLRVEDMLKEILKVEIKPHTKIVEAGAGLEEYINMNIQYRRKKYSSVI, from the coding sequence ATGACAATGTTTTCAACCCCTCTTAAACCCTACAAAAATTCAATCTTTCTCATAACAACTCGTCTTCATTCATCAAAACCCTCTACAATTTTATCTCAAAATCGAGTCCAAAAGCTCATTTCCTCTCAGTCCGATCCTCTTCTTGCTAAAGAAATCTTCGATTTAGCTTCAATTCAACCCAATTTTCACCCCTCTTACTCAACTTTCCACTCTCTCATTCTCAAACTAGCTCACTCCCATCATTTCACTCATATCAACTCTCTTCTCACTCAGCTTAAATCTCGAAACTACCCAATTTCCCCTTCTCTTTTCTCCCGTCTTATTCGTGTTTATGGCGAAACCAATCACCCCGAAAAGGCCCTTAAGTTGTTTTATACAATTCTTGAATTTAACACCAAGCCATTGCCTAAACACCTTAATGCTATTTTGGGAGTTCTTGTTGCTCGTCGCGGGTTTCTCCAGTCAGCATTGGACTTGTTTAGGTCAGCTCATAGGTACGGTGTGCTGGCTAATGTCGAATCGTATAATATTTTGATGTCTGCTTTTTGGTTGAATGGTGATTTGAGTATTGCGTATAAGTTGTTTAATGAAATGTTTAAGAGGGATTTAGTTCCCGATATTGAGTCGTATAGGATATTAATGCAAGGGTTGTGTAGGAGGAGTCAGGTTAGTAAGGCTGTTGATTTGTTAGAGGATATGTTGAATAAAGGGTTTGTTCCTGATGCGTTGAGTTATACGACTTTATTGAATAGTTTGTGTAGGAAGACCAAACTTAAAGAGGCGTATAAGCTTCTTTGTCGGATGAAGGTGAAAGGATGTAATCCTGATATTGTTCATTATAATACAGTTATAGTTGGGTTTTGTCGAGAGAACAGGGCAGCTGATGCAGTTAAAATTCTTGAGGATATGTATAGAAATGGTTGTTTACCCAATTTGGTTTCTTATCGGACTTTAGTTGGCGGGTTATGTTACCAGGGTTTGTACGATGAAGCTAGTAAGTATACTAAGGAAATGATATCTAAAGGTTTTTCTCCACATTTTTCAGTTTTTCATGTTTTAATAACGGGCTTATGTAATGTTGGTAAGACTGAGGAAGCTTGCGAGTTGTTAGTTGAATTACTGAGGTTTGGAGAAGCTCCTCATGTAGATACTTGGGGGGAGATAATAACTCGGATGTGCATTTCGGAGGATGAAGTTTTGAGAGTGGAGGATATGCTGAAAGAGATTTTGAAGGTGGAGATAAAGCCTCACACAAAGATAGTTGAGGCTGGTGCAGGTTTGGAAGAGTATATAAACATGAATATACAATATAGAAGAAAGAAGTATTCAAGTGTCATCTGA
- the LOC141667422 gene encoding RNA-binding protein involved in heterochromatin assembly dri1-like isoform X2 yields the protein MSQQGNMNRPGDWNCMSCMHLNFQRRDSCHRCGEPRYGCIERGGIDFSFLNGVSGMRSPSLSSSFGVTGPDVRPGDWYCNIGNCGTHNFASRSSCFKCGAFKDELGGGGGGGFDCGADISRGRGFGIGGGSGSAGRSAWKSGDWICNRLGCNEHNFASRMECFRCNAPREPAGSKSSSYYP from the exons ATGTCCCAACAAG GAAATATGAACCGGCCAGGAGATTGGAACTGCATGTCATGCATGCACCTCAACTTTCAGAGAAGAGACTCCTGTCACCGATGTGGCGAGCCACGGTACGGTTGCATCGAAAGAGGTGGTATAGATTTCAGTTTCCTCAATGGAGTTTCTGGAATGAGGAGTCCCAGTTTATCGTCTTCGTTCGGGGTCACAGGCCCTGATGTCAGGCCAGGGGACTGGTACTGTAACATTGGAAATTGTGGCACTCACAATTTTGCAAGCCGGTCTAGTTGTTTCAAATGTGGTGCTTTCAAGGATGAATTAGGTGGTGGCGGAGGGGGGGGATTTGATTGTGGAGCTGACATTTCTAGGGGAAGAGGTTTCGGGATTGGAGGCGGAAGTGGTAGCGCCGGACGCTCTGCATGGAAGTCCGGTGATTGGATTTGTAACAG GTTAGGGTGCAATGAACACAACTTTGCTAGCCGGATGGAATGCTTCCGATGCAATGCGCCCAGGGAGCCTGCAGGGAGCAAATCATCTTCTTATTACCC GTAA